In Paralichthys olivaceus isolate ysfri-2021 chromosome 1, ASM2471397v2, whole genome shotgun sequence, the following are encoded in one genomic region:
- the nod2 gene encoding nucleotide-binding oligomerization domain-containing protein 2 yields the protein MFAQELVLKQRTEILHALCSSGSAERLERVLDLLLAQGELVWEEYQNIQVPGRALYTNARHLLDLVYTKGVDTCEIFLTALKKVVPEEQGAALSSSGGCLDLEKKGACQSTATQTLLIRRPSLIGKLQDCIDGALEALTVSGNFTSEDCDDIRLPIHTPSQQARCLLDHVRSVGESAAKVVLHYIQQQGSGASLTQEQLTPPKELLKYQKKLSSSVSAQSCFLSTYGGTSHMSLDDIYTEGQLELAHDCPDTHGPLGLEHIIGAVGTVNEEADAVLVSGEAGCGKSTLLQRLHLLWARGAAFQHFLLLFPFSCRRLNSEHRELSVQELLFQHCCWPDRKQEEIFQFILDHPHLILFTFDGLDELKQSFSDEHRLCCPTQRAPVHILLFNLIQGSLMKGVWKVVSSRPDVVGPLLRKHLRKEVFLKGFSPSGIHCFVKKHHSDPTVAAKVLESLQTNTALLGLCHSPVLCWIVSQCHKELLGCGEGSLQTITDIYMMILQHFLQRRSTLENTMGLGWLQEHLKTVLNLGQLAFDGIGTTCYIFSCTDLKTCGVTEKDICMGFLIQSKDMSSANSKHYEFLHVTMQCFFAALYIVLSSNTERATILKLFELQEVRETSQRGKCFGACLRNDQQEQTQGTETSAAERPNLQITATFVSGLLSHRHRSLWIHCCLSDMIEKKIKQVSRCLSKGMQKHFKSIPPPVAGEKKSMHAMPGFVWLIKCIYEMQESRIAKDAISKLDVDHLKLTYCNIGPVECTALAYVLQHLRNPVGLQLDNNSVGDVGVEQLLPCMHICNSLYLRNNNITDQGISKLIAKVIRCENFKKIALFNNNLTDACTQHFSLLLKTKQDFLSLRLGNNNITAEGAKQLAEGLEVNHSLKFLGLWGNKIGDAGAEAMARALENSQSLTWFSLVGNGVGNAGACALANIIKNSSSLEELWLTENCITKTGVESLVQALEHNTHVKSIWLRNNDLSSEEEEEMTKRESRLVF from the exons ATGTTTGCCCAGGAACTTGTGCTGAAACAACGGACAGAGATACTGCATGCACTGTGCAGCAGTGGCTCAGCAGAACGTCTGGAAAGAGTTCTGGATCTACTGTTGGCCCAGGGGGAGCTTGTATGGGAGGAATACCAGAACATACAAGTACCAGGTAGAGCACTGTATACCAATGCCAGACACTTGCTTGACCTGGTTTACACGAAGGGTGTGGATACCTGTGAAATTTTCCTCACAGCTCTCAAAAAGGTTGTGCCAGAAGAGCAGGGGGCAGCACTCTCCTCCTCAGGAGGCTGTTTAGATCTCGAAAAGAAAGGAGCATGTCAGAGCACAGCGACCCAAACTCTTTTGATTCGTAGGCCGAGCCTCATCGGCAAGCTACAAGACTGCATTGATGGTGCTCTAGAGGCTCTGACTGTGTCAGGAAACTTCACCTCAGAAGACTGTGATGACATACGGCTTCCTATACACACCCCCTCTCAGCAG GCAAGATGTTTGCTTGATCATGTCAGATCAGTGGGTGAGTCAGCGGCAAAGGTGGTACTGCATTATATTCAGCAGCAGGGATCTGGAGCCTCACTGACCCAAGAGCAACTGACACCACCAAAAG AGCTGTTAAAGTACCAGAAGAAGCTGAGCAGTTCTGTGTCTGCCCAGTCCTGTTTTCTCAGTACTTATGGAGGGACCAGCCACATGTCCTTGGATGACATCTACACTGAAGGCCAGCTGGAATTAGCTCATGACTGTCCTGATACACATGGACCTTTGGGCCTAGAGCACATAATTGGTGCAGTGGGTACAGTGAATGAGGAGGCTGACGCGGTGCTGGTGTCTGGTGAGGCGGGCTGTGGGAAGAGCACCCTACTCCAGAGGCTGCACTTGCTCTGGGCTCGTGGGGCAGCCTTCCAGCACTTCCTGCTTCTGTTCCCATTCAGTTGTCGCAGGTTGAACTCGGAGCACCGGGAACTGTCTGTCCAAGAGCTGCTGTTTCAGCATTGCTGCTGGccagacaggaagcaggaggaGATTTTCCAATTCATCCTGGATCACCCACATCTCATCCTCTTCACTTTCGATGGCCTGGATGAGCTCAAACAGAGCTTTTCAGACGAGCACAGGCTCTGCTGCCCCACCCAGCGTGCACCTGTTCACATACTATTATTCAACCTAATCCAAGGTTCACTAATGAAGGGGGTGTGGAAAGTGGTATCTAGTCGTCCAGATGTAGTGGGGCCTTTGCTGAGAAAACACCTTCGCAAAGAAGTCTTCCTGAAAGGTTTTTCCCCGAGTGGgattcattgttttgttaagaAGCATCACAGTGACCCAACAGTGGCTGCTAAGGTTTTGGAGtccctgcagacaaacacagcttTACTTGGACTATGTCATAGTCCAGTTCTCTGCTGGATTGTGTCACAGTGCCATAAGGAGTTGCTGGGCTGCGGAGAGGGCAGTTTACAAACAATCACAGACATTTACATGATGATCTTGCAGCACTTTTTACAGCGCCGAAGCACCCTGGAGAACACCATGGGGTTAGGTTGGCTTCAGGAGCACCTAAAAACAGTCTTGAATCTAGGACAGCTTGCGTTTGATGGGATAGGAACCACCTGTTATATCTTCTCATGTACAGATCTGAAGACATGTGGTGTGACTGAAAAGGATATATGTATGGGCTTTCTCATTCAAAGCAAAGATATGTCCTCCGCCAACAGTAAACACTATGAATTCCTTCATGTGACAATGCAGTGTTTCTTTGCTGCTCTGTACATTGTTTTGTCAAGTAACACTGAACGTGCGACTATCCTCAAGCTCTTCGAGTTGCAGGAAGTAAGAGAGACGAGTCAGAGGGGCAAATGCTTCGGGGCCTGCTTGCGCAATGACCAACAAGAGCAGACTCAAGGGACAGAAACTTCAGCAGCTGAAAGACCAAATCTTCAAATCACAGCCACCTTTGTGTCTGGACTACTGTCCCATCGCCATCGAAGCCTATGGATCCACTGCTGCCTCAgtgatatgattgaaaaaaagatcAAACAGGTTTCTCGGTGCCTGTCCAAAGGCATGCAAAAACACTTTAAGTCTATCCCTCCACCTGTAGCTGGGGAGAAAAAGAGCATGCACGCCATGCCGGGCTTTGTCTGGCTTATCAAATGCATCTATGAGATGCAGGAGAGCAGAATTGCCAAAGATGCTATCAGTAAGCTGGATGTGGACCACCTGAAACTGACCTACTGTAACATTGGTCCGGTAGAGTGCACTGCACTGGCCTATGTGCTCCAGCACTTAAGGAACCCTGTCGGCCTCCAGCTGGACAACAACTCTGTAGGTGATGTTGGAGTGGAGCAGCTTCTTCCCTGCATGCACATTTGTAATTCCCTGTA CCTCAGAAATAACAACATCACTGATCAGGGCATCAGCAAACTGATCGCTAAAGTTATCCGGTGTGAAAACTTCAAGAAAATTGC GCTCTTCAACAACAACCTAACTGATGCTTGCACTCAgcacttttctcttcttctaaaGACCAAGCAGGATTTCCTCTCTCTAAG GCTGGGTAACAACAATATAACAGCAGAAGGAGCAAAGCAGCTTGCAGAGGGGCTGGAAGTCAATCATTCACTCAAGTTTTTAGG GCTTTGGGGCAATAAGATAGGTGATGCAGGAGCAGAGGCCATGGCGAGAGCACTAGAGAATAGTCAATCTCTGACTTGGTTTAG CCTGGTAGGTAATGGTGTAGGGAATGCAGGAGCCTGTGCCCTCGCCAACATTATCAAGAACAGCTCGTCACTGGAAGAGCTTTG GCTGACAGAAAACTGCATAACCAAAACAGGAGTGGAAAGTCTGGTTCAAGCCCTGGAACACAATACACATGTGAAATCAATATG GTTGAGAAACAATGACCTTAgttcggaggaggaggaggagatgacaAAACGTGAATCAAGACTGGTTTTCTGA